One genomic region from Paroceanicella profunda encodes:
- a CDS encoding SDR family oxidoreductase: MDKVILITGASSGIGEGIARALGAAGARLLLGARRTDRLAAIAEDINASGGTAEYRALDVTSREDMAAFAATALGLWGRIDVLVNNAGVMPLSPMSAGKHDEWERMVDVNVKGVLWGIGAVLPAMDRQNAGQIINIASIGALNAVPTAAIYCGTKFAVRAISDGLRQESPHIRVTCVNPGVVDSELAQTITHEETMAFMEEYRAIALQPADIGRLVRHVIESPENVAVNEITVRPQGQQG; the protein is encoded by the coding sequence ATGGACAAGGTCATTCTCATCACCGGCGCTTCCAGTGGCATCGGCGAAGGCATCGCGCGGGCCCTGGGTGCGGCAGGTGCCAGGCTGCTGCTCGGCGCCCGGCGCACCGACCGGCTTGCCGCGATTGCAGAGGACATCAACGCCAGCGGCGGTACCGCCGAATATCGCGCGCTCGACGTCACCAGCCGCGAGGACATGGCCGCCTTCGCCGCCACCGCCCTCGGCCTCTGGGGCCGGATCGACGTGCTGGTGAACAACGCTGGCGTGATGCCGCTGTCGCCGATGTCCGCAGGCAAGCACGACGAATGGGAGCGCATGGTGGACGTGAACGTCAAGGGCGTGCTCTGGGGTATCGGCGCGGTCCTTCCGGCGATGGACCGTCAGAACGCCGGGCAGATCATCAACATTGCCTCCATCGGAGCTCTGAACGCGGTGCCCACGGCGGCCATCTATTGCGGGACGAAATTTGCAGTGCGGGCGATCTCGGACGGGCTGCGGCAGGAGAGTCCCCACATTCGGGTGACCTGCGTGAATCCCGGCGTTGTCGACAGCGAACTGGCGCAGACGATCACGCATGAAGAGACGATGGCCTTCATGGAAGAGTATCGCGCAATCGCCCTTCAGCCTGCCGATATCGGTCGGCTTGTCCGCCATGTCATCGAAAGCCCCGAAAATGTGGCCGTGAACGAGATCACCGTGCGCCCGCAAGGACAGCAGGGATGA